The following are encoded in a window of Solibacillus sp. FSL R7-0668 genomic DNA:
- a CDS encoding polysaccharide deacetylase family protein: MRKKIIIIIIGILVGLVSLLIIRWPASPIGTNAENIGMNATYHEQQGYEQFVKQLPQQTWNKMDLSHPFYMDKGGLHRVIRDCEAYITVSELLVNTEETEEENQKEPIEEPQPQEQRKQIALTFDDGPNDKSTVQILNVLQKHDVKATFFVLGINVVKHPEIVKQAAQQGHEIASHTWSHKNLTKLTPAQMHEEIDRASNAIFEAIGQYPTAYRPPYGAIDENVRNEIKVNSVLWNIDTMDWKHKTPAKTLESVKLHAKDRSVILMHDIHQETADALDAVIQYLKQENYEFVTIDELYQ, encoded by the coding sequence ATGCGCAAAAAAATAATAATAATAATAATCGGTATTTTAGTTGGGTTGGTAAGCTTGCTGATTATTCGATGGCCGGCAAGTCCAATTGGTACAAATGCTGAAAATATAGGTATGAACGCGACGTATCACGAACAACAAGGCTATGAACAATTTGTAAAGCAATTACCACAACAAACATGGAATAAAATGGACTTGAGTCATCCTTTTTATATGGATAAAGGTGGACTTCACCGTGTTATTCGTGATTGTGAAGCATACATAACGGTGAGTGAGTTATTGGTAAATACAGAAGAGACCGAAGAGGAAAATCAAAAGGAACCGATTGAAGAGCCTCAGCCACAAGAACAGCGCAAACAAATAGCGCTAACATTCGATGATGGTCCTAACGATAAGAGTACAGTACAAATTTTAAATGTTTTGCAAAAGCATGATGTGAAGGCAACATTTTTTGTGCTAGGGATAAATGTAGTAAAACATCCGGAAATTGTAAAACAAGCGGCGCAACAAGGACATGAAATTGCTAGTCATACATGGAGTCATAAAAACTTGACGAAATTAACACCAGCTCAAATGCATGAGGAAATCGACCGTGCAAGCAATGCAATATTTGAGGCAATAGGACAGTACCCAACAGCATATCGTCCACCTTATGGAGCGATTGATGAGAATGTACGCAACGAAATTAAGGTCAATTCGGTGTTATGGAATATCGACACAATGGATTGGAAGCATAAAACACCTGCTAAAACATTAGAGAGTGTAAAATTACATGCAAAAGATCGAAGTGTCATTTTAATGCATGATATTCATCAGGAAACAGCGGATGCACTAGACGCCGTTATTCAATATTTAAAGCAAGAAAACTATGAATTTGTGACGATTGATGAATTATATCAATAG
- a CDS encoding SDR family oxidoreductase, whose amino-acid sequence MRLQGKVAVVTGAASGMGKAIAILFAKEGAKVVVSDLTLEGAGTTVSEITALGGTATAVVSNVAVEADIHKLIKAAQNSYGTLDILVNNAGIMDDFSPVGDVKDELWDRVFDVNVKGVMRGIRQAMPIFLEKGAGTIINIASVGGLYGSRAGAAYTAAKHAVVGLTKNTAFQYAEKGIKCNAIAPGGVNTNIGASFQSANEHGLARAMAGAGFNPRSGEPEDIARVALFLATEDSDFVNGVVITADAGWTAY is encoded by the coding sequence ATGAGATTACAAGGTAAAGTAGCAGTTGTAACAGGGGCAGCATCCGGTATGGGGAAAGCCATTGCCATCTTATTTGCTAAAGAGGGCGCAAAGGTTGTTGTTTCAGATTTGACGTTAGAGGGTGCGGGTACAACCGTTTCAGAAATTACAGCATTGGGAGGTACGGCAACGGCTGTTGTATCCAATGTAGCAGTTGAAGCAGACATTCATAAGCTGATTAAAGCAGCTCAAAATAGCTATGGTACACTTGATATATTAGTCAATAATGCAGGCATCATGGATGATTTCTCTCCAGTAGGGGATGTAAAAGATGAATTATGGGACCGCGTGTTTGATGTGAACGTTAAAGGTGTTATGCGTGGAATTCGTCAAGCGATGCCGATTTTCTTAGAAAAAGGTGCAGGTACAATTATTAATATCGCTTCTGTAGGTGGTTTATATGGTTCACGTGCTGGTGCAGCCTATACAGCAGCTAAGCATGCGGTAGTCGGACTTACGAAGAACACCGCCTTCCAATATGCAGAAAAAGGAATTAAATGTAATGCAATAGCCCCTGGTGGAGTTAATACAAATATTGGAGCAAGTTTCCAAAGTGCAAATGAACATGGTTTGGCTCGTGCAATGGCAGGCGCTGGATTCAATCCACGTTCGGGGGAGCCAGAAGATATTGCACGTGTCGCTCTATTTTTGGCCACGGAAGATTCAGATTTTGTAAATGGTGTTGTCATTACGGCAGATGCAGGGTGGACAGCCTACTAA